In a single window of the Pseudorca crassidens isolate mPseCra1 chromosome 9, mPseCra1.hap1, whole genome shotgun sequence genome:
- the LOC137231136 gene encoding LOW QUALITY PROTEIN: olfactory receptor 52K1-like (The sequence of the model RefSeq protein was modified relative to this genomic sequence to represent the inferred CDS: deleted 1 base in 1 codon; substituted 2 bases at 2 genomic stop codons), translating into MKEGESLGALLASNITSIHPAAFLLVGIPGLEQLHVWISIPFYFAYTLALLGNCTLLFVIXGDTALHEPMCLFLAVLAATDLVFSSTTLPKMLAIFWFRDQEINFYANLVQMFFLHSFSIMESAVLLAMAFDHYVAICKPLHYITMLTGPLITKTGLAAVTQAVTLMTPLPFLLRCFHYCXGPVIAHCYYGYVGVVRLACGDIRFNNIHGIAVAMFIVVLGLLFFVLSYIFILRAVLQLASQEAHYKAFGTCVSHIGAILSTYTPVVICSVIHRVARRDAPHVHIFLAIFYLLFSPMVNPIYGVETKQICDRVLSLFQRKNV; encoded by the exons ATGAAAGAAG GAGAATCTTTAGGAGCCTTGCTAGCCTCTAATATTACCTCAATCCATCCAGCTGCCTTCCTGTTGGTAGGAATTCCAGGTTTGGAGCAACTGCATGTCTGGATCTCCATTCCCTTCTACTTCGCCTATACTCTGGCCCTGCTTGGTAAC TGCACCCTCCTCTTCGTCATTTGAGGTGATACAGCCCTCCACGAGCCCATGTGCCTCTTTTTGGCCGTGTTGGCAGCCACTGATCTGGTCTTCTCTTCTACAACACTTCCCAAAATGCTGGCTATTTTTTGGTTCAGAGATCAGGAGATCAACTTCTATGCCAATCTAGTCCAGATGTTCTTTCTCCACTCCTTCTCTATCATGGAGTCAGCAGTGCTGCTGGCCATGGCCTTTGACCACTatgtggccatctgcaagccactGCACTATATCACCATGCTTACTGGGCCACTTATCACCAAGACTGGCTTGGCTGCTGTGACTCAGGCTGTGACACTAATGACTCCACTCCCCTTTCTGCTTAGATGCTTCCATTACTGCTGAGGTCCAGTGATTGCCCACTGTTACTATGGGTACGTGGGTGTGGTAAGGCTGGCCTGTGGGGACATTCGCTTCAACAATATCCATGGCATTGCTGTGGCCATGTTCATAGTGGTGTTGGGCCTGCTCTTTTTTGTCCTGTCTTATATCTTCATCCTTCGGGCAGTTCTACAGCTTGCCTCTCAGGAGGCCCACTACAAGGCCTTTGGGACATGTGTGTCCCACATAGGTGCTATCTTGTCCACCTACACACCTGTGGTCATCTGCTCAGTGATACACCGTGTGGCTCGCCGGGATGCCCCTCATGTCCACATATTCCTTGCtatcttttatcttcttttctcaCCCATGGTCAATCCCATCTATGGTGTCGAGACCAAGCAGATTTGTGATCGTGTGCTCAGTCTATTCCAGAGAAAGAATGTATAG